The following coding sequences are from one uncultured Desulfobacter sp. window:
- a CDS encoding efflux RND transporter permease subunit, with translation MDVVIFDDGVKRIFLRDIARSQLGWEKENVSVMQNASEAIVIGVHKTHGANVLDLLDEMRQVVTGLNNGILKEKDLYLDWGYDQSPYIKTALSIVKKNVLIGGILAIGVLLIFLRSLSATLATAIAIPISVAGTFLALWVCHLNLNVVSLAGISFAVGMLVDNAIVVLENIDRHRKMGKTAFQASCDGAHEVLGAVVASTLTTVAVFLPVIFVKGEAGQLFSDIAIAVTASILFSLFVSIAVIPVLTNRFYAMGTPGRQVGGASLWLPVERVGAGLKHLLMTGSNLSLKNRWTRFLTVTGFTAAAVLLVMALLPPAEYLPQGNQNYILNLLIPPPGASVEKRKQIGDFIYRETADYFKEDRKDGVPMLKYLWYMATDKLNVFGAISIHDTQGKQMIPLFQQITRAIPDMFGVCFQVGIFNHRIGSSRAVDVSISGEEMDRITHAGHTLYRAIMKVIPGAQIRPVPSLESTYPEVHINPVKWKLAANGMTEEDFSLYLDIMMDGCKIDDYAPEGKREIDLVLKGDDGCFTSPEALMDCQIVTPQGKNIRFRDVATLKYTSGLVQIDHLERDRTVKLEVSPPKGITLQEATEMIREQVLGPMQSGGDLDGALVRVTGNANRLTETRQALQWNLITALIITFLLMAALFEHFFYPLIIMFTIPLAGAGGFLGLWLVNIFVSPQGFDVLTMLGFIILIGTVVNNAILIVHQSLFNFRAGNMAVIPAISEAVSTRIRPIFMSAATSIFGLLPLVLSTGSGSELYRGIGSVLLGGLSVSTLFTLFVIPALLSFFMGLEKRDKKEVTYAVQ, from the coding sequence ATGGATGTGGTCATTTTTGATGACGGCGTTAAGCGCATTTTTTTAAGAGACATTGCCCGGTCACAGCTTGGCTGGGAAAAAGAGAATGTTTCCGTGATGCAGAACGCCTCCGAGGCCATTGTCATCGGGGTGCATAAAACACATGGGGCAAACGTGCTGGATCTTCTTGATGAGATGCGTCAGGTGGTAACCGGCCTTAACAACGGCATTCTCAAAGAAAAAGATCTTTATCTTGACTGGGGATATGACCAGTCTCCCTATATAAAAACCGCCCTTTCCATTGTGAAGAAAAATGTCCTCATCGGCGGCATCCTGGCCATCGGGGTTTTGTTGATTTTTCTTCGCAGCCTGAGTGCCACGCTGGCAACGGCCATTGCCATTCCCATCTCCGTTGCCGGAACCTTTCTGGCCCTTTGGGTCTGCCACCTGAACCTGAACGTGGTTAGTCTGGCCGGGATTTCATTTGCCGTGGGCATGCTGGTTGACAACGCCATTGTGGTGCTTGAAAACATTGACCGGCACAGGAAAATGGGGAAAACTGCGTTCCAGGCGTCCTGTGACGGGGCCCATGAGGTGCTCGGGGCGGTTGTGGCCTCCACCTTGACCACGGTGGCGGTTTTTTTGCCGGTTATTTTTGTCAAAGGCGAGGCCGGGCAGCTTTTTAGTGATATTGCCATCGCCGTTACCGCGTCAATTCTTTTCAGCCTCTTTGTATCCATTGCCGTAATTCCTGTTTTGACCAACCGGTTTTATGCCATGGGCACCCCGGGAAGACAGGTCGGCGGTGCTTCGCTCTGGCTGCCCGTGGAAAGGGTGGGCGCAGGATTAAAACACCTTTTGATGACCGGTTCCAACCTCTCCTTAAAAAACAGATGGACCCGGTTTTTAACGGTGACGGGATTTACCGCCGCAGCGGTGCTGCTGGTCATGGCCCTGCTTCCCCCGGCGGAATATCTTCCCCAGGGCAACCAGAATTATATTCTAAACCTGCTCATACCGCCGCCCGGCGCCTCGGTGGAAAAGAGAAAGCAGATCGGTGATTTTATCTACCGGGAAACAGCAGACTATTTTAAAGAGGACCGGAAAGACGGTGTTCCCATGCTTAAATACCTGTGGTACATGGCAACCGACAAGCTCAACGTGTTTGGTGCCATCTCCATCCATGATACCCAGGGCAAGCAGATGATCCCGTTGTTCCAGCAGATCACCCGGGCCATTCCGGATATGTTTGGTGTCTGCTTCCAGGTGGGGATTTTCAACCACCGTATCGGAAGCAGCCGGGCCGTGGATGTCAGCATCTCCGGGGAGGAGATGGACCGCATCACCCATGCCGGGCACACCCTCTACCGGGCCATCATGAAGGTGATTCCCGGTGCCCAGATCCGGCCGGTCCCCTCCCTGGAATCCACCTATCCCGAGGTGCACATCAATCCGGTTAAATGGAAACTTGCCGCCAACGGCATGACCGAAGAAGATTTTTCCCTTTACCTGGATATCATGATGGACGGATGCAAAATTGATGATTACGCTCCCGAGGGAAAACGGGAGATCGACCTGGTACTCAAGGGCGACGACGGGTGTTTTACCTCTCCCGAAGCACTCATGGACTGCCAGATTGTTACCCCCCAGGGCAAAAACATCCGGTTCCGGGATGTGGCAACCCTGAAATACACCAGCGGCCTGGTCCAGATAGACCACCTGGAAAGGGACCGGACCGTGAAACTGGAGGTCAGCCCGCCCAAGGGAATCACCCTCCAGGAGGCCACGGAGATGATCCGGGAACAGGTTCTTGGCCCCATGCAGTCCGGTGGAGACCTTGACGGGGCATTGGTCCGGGTCACGGGCAATGCCAACCGGCTCACCGAAACCCGGCAGGCCCTGCAATGGAATCTGATCACAGCCCTGATCATCACCTTTTTACTGATGGCTGCCCTGTTTGAACATTTTTTCTATCCTTTGATCATCATGTTTACCATTCCCCTGGCCGGGGCCGGCGGATTTCTGGGGCTTTGGCTGGTCAATATTTTTGTCTCCCCCCAGGGGTTTGACGTATTGACCATGCTGGGGTTCATTATTCTCATCGGAACGGTGGTCAACAACGCCATTCTTATTGTCCATCAATCCCTGTTTAATTTCAGAGCCGGCAACATGGCGGTTATCCCCGCTATTTCAGAGGCGGTGAGTACCCGTATCCGGCCGATTTTCATGAGCGCGGCCACCAGCATTTTCGGGCTGTTGCCCCTGGTGCTTTCCACGGGGTCCGGAAGTGAGCTCTATCGCGGCATCGGCAGTGTGCTGCTGGGCGGGCTGTCCGTTTCAACCCTGTTTACCCTTTTCGTTATCCCGGCCCTGCTCTCTTTTTTCATGGGGTTGGAAAAAAGGGATAAAAAGGAGGTGACTTATGCGGTTCAATAG